One Canis aureus isolate CA01 chromosome 38, VMU_Caureus_v.1.0, whole genome shotgun sequence DNA segment encodes these proteins:
- the LOC144307432 gene encoding T-cell surface glycoprotein CD1a-like, whose product MLFLQLVLLVVLLPEGDSEDASQEPVSFQVILTTSFYNSSWTQNLASAWLDELQTHSWDSDSGTFLFLWPWAKGKLSKEELIEWERTFHTFSIRFPLIFQDCVSNWQLEYPFQVQMAEGCGLYFGKPSVGFMQIAYQGSDLVSFQNKSWWPSPKGGRRAQQVCKLLNQYHVVNLRIHSHINDFCPHYLLGLLDAGKADLQRQVRPEAWLSAGPSPRSDHLRLVCHVSGFYPKPVWVTWMRGEQEQQGTQRGDVLPHADGTWYLQVSLDVKAKEAAGLSCRVRHSSLGGQDMVLHWERPHSMGLVFLVVIVPLVLLAGLAWCLWKRWKTHNRPQCTDFPLK is encoded by the exons ATGCTGTTCCTGCAACTTGTGCTGTTGGTGGTTCTCCTCCCGGAGGGTGACAGCGAAGATG CCTCCCAGGAGCCAGTATCCTTCCAAGTCATCCTGACCACATCCTTTTACAACAGCTCCTGGACACAAAATCTTGCCTCAGCTTGGCTGGATGAGCTGCAGACTCACAGCTGGGACAGTGACTCTGGCACTTTCTTGTTCCTgtggccttgggccaaaggcaaattGAGCAAAGAGGAGCTGATTGAATGGGAAAGGACATTCCATACGTTCTCCATTAGATTTCCTCTGATATTTCAGGACTGTGTCAGTAACTGGCAGCTTGAAT ATCCCTTTCAGGTACAGATGGCAGAAGGCTGTGGCCTGTACTTTGGGAAACCATCTGTAGGATTCATGCAGATTGCTTATCAAGGATCAGATCTTGTGAGTTTCCAGAACAAGTCATGGTGGCCATCTccaaagggaggaaggagagctcAGCAAGTCTGCAAACTGTTAAATCAGTACCATGTGGTCAATTTAAGAATACATTCACACATCAATGACTTCTGTCCCCATTACCTGTTGGGTCTTCTTGATGCAGGGAAGGCAGATCTCCAGCGACAAG TGAGGCCCGAGGCCTGGCTGTCCGCTGGCCCCAGCCCCAGGTCTGACCATCTGCGGCTGGTGTGCCATGTCTCCGGCTTCTATCCCAAGCCTGTGTGGGTGACGTGGATGCGGGGCGAGCAGGAGCAACAGGGCACCCAGCGAGGTGACGTCCTGCCCCATGCTGATGGGACATGGTACCTTCAGGTGTCCTTGGATGTGAAAGCCAAGGAGGCAGCTGGCCTGTCCTGCCGTGTGAGACACAGCAGTCTAGGAGGCCAGGACATGGTCCTCCACTGGG AGCGGCCCCACTCCATGGGCTTGGTCTTCCTGGTGGTGATCGTGCCCCTGGTGCTCCTGGCAGGCCTGGCGTGGTGTCTCTGGAAGCGCTG GAAAACACACAACAGACCTCAGT